From one Delphinus delphis chromosome 21, mDelDel1.2, whole genome shotgun sequence genomic stretch:
- the LOC132417661 gene encoding uncharacterized protein — MLLLLSLLPLLPPPLLPPPPLVLLLLLLLLHDSCFLHLSRPQLQMLEVRNMPFSLGYWFT; from the coding sequence ATGCTGTTGCTACTGTCACTGCTGCCTCtcctgccgccgccgctgctgccgccgccgccgctggtcctgcttttgcttttacttctccTGCATGACAGTTGTTTTCTCCATCTGAGCAGACCCCAGCTTCAGATGCTCGAGGTGAGAAACATGCCTTTCAGTTTGGGCTACTGGTTTACTTAA